The proteins below are encoded in one region of Podarcis raffonei isolate rPodRaf1 chromosome 6, rPodRaf1.pri, whole genome shotgun sequence:
- the HSD11B1 gene encoding 11-beta-hydroxysteroid dehydrogenase 1 isoform X1 — protein sequence MKLLSLSESKSCLKLHFFCKGLILAFFFYSGNEDFKPEMLKGKRVIVTGASTGIGEQMAYHLARMGSHILITARTEAKLQKVVAQCLELGAASANYINGSMEDMAFAQSVVKKAEELWGGLDMLILNHVSPAFLSYFNSDVVYMQKVLNINFLSYVTMTAAALPMLKNSGGSLVVVSSLAGKVAFPFTVYYSATKFALDGFFSSLRQEFAMQNSNVSITLCVLGLIDTETAMKAVSGVVQISAAPKEECALEIIKGGALRQREIYYEYLSTRIPVLIRDWAPNLLDYIIQRNYNVEKLKD from the exons GACTGATCTTGGCCTTCTTTTTTTATTCGGGAAATGAAGACTTTAAGCCgg AAATGCTGAAAGGGAAGCGTGTGATTGTTACTGGGGCAAGCACTGGAATCGGTGAGCAGATGGCATACCACCTGGCACGCATGGGCTCCCACATACTGATCACTGCGCGAACAGAAGCCAAGCTCCAGAAA GTGGTTGCTCAGTGCTTGGAGCTGGGGGCAGCATCTGCCAACTACATAAATGGCAGCATGGAAGACATGGCATTCGCTCAGTCTGTGGTGAAGAAAGCAGAGGAATTGTGGG GAGGTCTAGATATGCTTATTCTGAATCATGTTAGCCCTGCCTTCTTAAGCTATTTCAATAGTGATGTTGTGTATATGCAAAAGGTCCTGAATATCAATTTCTTAAGCTATGTGACCATGACAGCTGCAGCTCTTCCCATGCTTAAGAACAGCGGAGGAAGCCTCGTAGTGGTTTCATCCTTGGCAG GCAAAGTTGCATTCCCATTTACTGTTTACTATTCTGCAACAAAATTTGCCCTGGATGGGTTTTTCAGCTCCTTGAGGCAAGAATTTGCCATGCAGAACAGCAACGTTTCCATCACACTCTGCGTCCTTGGACTCATCGATACAG AAACGGCCATGAAAGCAGTTTCTGGAGTGGTCCAGATCTCTGCAGCACCAAAGGAGGAATGTGCACTGGAAATCATTAAGGGAGGAGCACTGCGCCAAAGGGAGATTTATTATGAATATTTATCTACAAGAATCCCTGTATTGATCCGGGACTGGGCTCCAAATCTCCTGGATTATATCATTCAGAGGAATTATAACGTTGAAAAACTGAAAGATTAA
- the HSD11B1 gene encoding 11-beta-hydroxysteroid dehydrogenase 1 isoform X2: MGLLQKILVLFAGLILAFFFYSGNEDFKPEMLKGKRVIVTGASTGIGEQMAYHLARMGSHILITARTEAKLQKVVAQCLELGAASANYINGSMEDMAFAQSVVKKAEELWGGLDMLILNHVSPAFLSYFNSDVVYMQKVLNINFLSYVTMTAAALPMLKNSGGSLVVVSSLAGKVAFPFTVYYSATKFALDGFFSSLRQEFAMQNSNVSITLCVLGLIDTETAMKAVSGVVQISAAPKEECALEIIKGGALRQREIYYEYLSTRIPVLIRDWAPNLLDYIIQRNYNVEKLKD; encoded by the exons ATGGGTCTGCTGCAAAAGATTCTGGTTCTTTTTGCAGGACTGATCTTGGCCTTCTTTTTTTATTCGGGAAATGAAGACTTTAAGCCgg AAATGCTGAAAGGGAAGCGTGTGATTGTTACTGGGGCAAGCACTGGAATCGGTGAGCAGATGGCATACCACCTGGCACGCATGGGCTCCCACATACTGATCACTGCGCGAACAGAAGCCAAGCTCCAGAAA GTGGTTGCTCAGTGCTTGGAGCTGGGGGCAGCATCTGCCAACTACATAAATGGCAGCATGGAAGACATGGCATTCGCTCAGTCTGTGGTGAAGAAAGCAGAGGAATTGTGGG GAGGTCTAGATATGCTTATTCTGAATCATGTTAGCCCTGCCTTCTTAAGCTATTTCAATAGTGATGTTGTGTATATGCAAAAGGTCCTGAATATCAATTTCTTAAGCTATGTGACCATGACAGCTGCAGCTCTTCCCATGCTTAAGAACAGCGGAGGAAGCCTCGTAGTGGTTTCATCCTTGGCAG GCAAAGTTGCATTCCCATTTACTGTTTACTATTCTGCAACAAAATTTGCCCTGGATGGGTTTTTCAGCTCCTTGAGGCAAGAATTTGCCATGCAGAACAGCAACGTTTCCATCACACTCTGCGTCCTTGGACTCATCGATACAG AAACGGCCATGAAAGCAGTTTCTGGAGTGGTCCAGATCTCTGCAGCACCAAAGGAGGAATGTGCACTGGAAATCATTAAGGGAGGAGCACTGCGCCAAAGGGAGATTTATTATGAATATTTATCTACAAGAATCCCTGTATTGATCCGGGACTGGGCTCCAAATCTCCTGGATTATATCATTCAGAGGAATTATAACGTTGAAAAACTGAAAGATTAA